The Bacillota bacterium genome contains a region encoding:
- the aprB gene encoding adenylyl-sulfate reductase subunit beta yields MPTFVMTEKCDGCKGQDKTACMYICPNDLMVLDKEKMKAHNRAPDECWECLCCVKICPQQAMDMRGYADFVPMGAACVPLRGSQDIMWTVKFRNGDIKRFKFPIRTTDEGMAAPDGGYGAGTDDIADVVHLFTEPASLGVAVPTPK; encoded by the coding sequence ATGCCGACATTTGTAATGACCGAGAAGTGCGACGGCTGCAAGGGGCAGGACAAAACCGCGTGCATGTACATTTGCCCCAACGACCTGATGGTCTTGGACAAGGAAAAGATGAAGGCCCACAACCGGGCTCCGGACGAGTGCTGGGAGTGCCTCTGCTGTGTCAAGATCTGCCCGCAGCAGGCGATGGACATGCGGGGTTACGCCGACTTTGTCCCGATGGGCGCGGCTTGCGTGCCGCTCAGAGGTTCACAGGACATCATGTGGACCGTTAAGTTTCGGAACGGCGACATCAAGCGCTTCAAGTTCCCCATCCGGACCACCGATGAAGGCATGGCGGCACCCGATGGCGGATACGGCGCGGGCACGGACGATATCGCCGACGTGGTCCATCTGTTCACCGAGCCGGCTTCGCTGGGCGTGGCTGTACCCACCCCTAAGTAA
- a CDS encoding adenylyl-sulfate reductase subunit alpha produces MARERVYIDADVLIIGGGTAGCLAAWEARQSGGENLKIVILEKAFIRNSGALSAGMNALNMYVNQGKPEDLVAYIRYDVCGAPVREDILLGVAGLVNETVAMMEKEGLPIKKKADGSYLNRGKWNIEINGSLLKPITANMAMKARAKVYNRVYVTDLITVDGRVAGCVGFGVRDGKYYVARGKTVLVCAGGAAGLWRPRGQGDAHHRIWYYPFNTGGSYAMCKRAGAKMVGFDSRFVPVRTKDTYAATGAMSIGMWAPMINAKGEAFMREREEYVKLGGHTAPTPIRVLAYCREMQNNRGPCYMDTTRGDPQRVEGLKSQYLDMSPILVLYWGCNDINPSREPVEIDADNPSIVGANAAFAGAWTLGTSRMTTVERLFVSGDALGAAPSRFISGSWTCGRLAGRSMVGHIKEKRPELLELDPAVLSDLERKIFAPLERYEKCSFFTSGDPVEGVFPNQMEWRMQHIMEEYCGGRSRWFYVNETNLGIARKLINRMRREQLAYLVAKDMHQLQLAWDVINRLDVCQLVIDHIDHRKETRYPGYVNRTDYPEVNDANFDCFVTSLWDAEKDELTFDKEPYEQIIPGDRKAQTI; encoded by the coding sequence GTGGCACGCGAGCGAGTTTACATCGACGCCGACGTTTTGATCATCGGCGGCGGCACGGCTGGTTGCCTGGCCGCCTGGGAGGCACGTCAGTCCGGTGGGGAGAACCTGAAGATCGTGATCCTGGAAAAGGCCTTCATCCGTAACAGCGGCGCCCTTTCCGCCGGGATGAACGCGCTCAACATGTACGTAAACCAGGGTAAACCCGAAGACCTGGTGGCCTACATCCGCTATGACGTGTGCGGCGCGCCGGTGCGCGAAGACATCCTGCTCGGCGTTGCCGGGCTGGTCAACGAGACGGTGGCCATGATGGAAAAAGAGGGGCTGCCGATCAAGAAAAAGGCCGACGGCAGCTACCTGAACCGCGGCAAGTGGAACATCGAAATCAACGGATCGCTTTTAAAACCGATCACCGCCAACATGGCCATGAAAGCGCGGGCCAAAGTCTACAACCGGGTTTACGTGACCGACCTGATCACGGTGGACGGCCGCGTGGCCGGGTGTGTCGGCTTCGGCGTCCGGGACGGCAAGTACTACGTGGCCCGGGGCAAAACCGTGCTGGTCTGCGCCGGCGGGGCCGCCGGCCTCTGGCGCCCCCGCGGCCAGGGAGACGCCCACCACCGCATCTGGTACTACCCGTTCAACACCGGTGGGTCCTATGCCATGTGCAAGCGGGCCGGGGCCAAGATGGTCGGGTTTGACAGCCGTTTCGTGCCGGTCCGGACCAAGGACACCTACGCCGCGACCGGGGCCATGTCCATCGGGATGTGGGCGCCGATGATCAATGCCAAGGGCGAGGCTTTCATGCGCGAGCGCGAGGAATACGTGAAGCTCGGCGGCCACACCGCCCCCACCCCGATCCGGGTGCTGGCGTACTGCCGGGAGATGCAGAACAACCGCGGCCCCTGCTACATGGACACCACCAGGGGAGACCCGCAGCGGGTGGAGGGTCTAAAATCCCAATATCTGGACATGTCCCCCATCCTCGTGCTCTATTGGGGCTGCAACGACATCAACCCCAGCCGGGAGCCGGTGGAGATCGACGCCGACAACCCGTCGATCGTCGGGGCGAACGCGGCCTTTGCCGGGGCCTGGACGCTCGGCACCTCCCGGATGACCACGGTGGAGCGCCTGTTCGTGTCGGGAGACGCGCTGGGTGCCGCGCCGTCACGCTTCATTTCCGGGAGCTGGACTTGCGGCCGTCTGGCTGGACGCAGCATGGTCGGCCACATCAAGGAAAAGCGGCCCGAACTCCTGGAGCTTGACCCCGCGGTGCTTTCGGACCTGGAAAGAAAGATTTTCGCGCCCTTGGAGCGGTACGAGAAGTGCAGTTTCTTCACCAGCGGGGACCCGGTGGAAGGCGTGTTCCCCAACCAGATGGAGTGGCGGATGCAGCACATTATGGAGGAGTATTGCGGCGGCCGTTCCCGGTGGTTCTACGTGAACGAAACCAACCTGGGCATCGCCCGCAAGCTGATCAACCGGATGCGGCGGGAACAGTTGGCCTACCTGGTGGCGAAAGACATGCACCAGCTGCAGCTCGCCTGGGACGTAATCAACCGGCTGGACGTCTGCCAACTGGTGATCGACCATATCGACCACCGGAAGGAGACCCGCTACCCTGGTTACGTCAACCGGACGGACTACCCCGAGGTGAACGACGCCAATTTCGACTGCTTCGTCACCTCGCTCTGGGATGCGGAGAAGGACGAATTGACCTTTGACAAGGAGCCCTACGAGCAGATCATTCCCGGCGACCGCAAGGCCCAGACCATATGA
- a CDS encoding YlbF family regulator has translation MSQEVLDKARELGRVLTQCAEYREVKAKQKVMFNDNSALEMLKVFHGMQEMAQRKQSQNTDLSPNEIRALEQMELKVAEHPTIRAFHESQSRYQELINKVLELILKVQKEDQELDILKEQVPDFASIPKEGREEDDEDQ, from the coding sequence GTGTCGCAGGAAGTCCTCGACAAAGCCCGGGAGTTGGGCCGGGTGCTTACGCAATGCGCCGAATACCGGGAAGTAAAGGCGAAGCAGAAGGTGATGTTCAACGACAACAGCGCGCTGGAAATGCTGAAGGTTTTTCACGGCATGCAGGAAATGGCCCAGAGAAAGCAGTCCCAGAACACAGACCTGTCCCCCAACGAGATTCGGGCCCTGGAGCAGATGGAACTCAAGGTGGCTGAACACCCGACCATCCGGGCCTTTCACGAATCTCAGAGCCGGTACCAGGAACTGATCAACAAGGTGCTCGAACTGATCCTCAAGGTGCAGAAAGAAGACCAGGAACTGGACATCCTCAAGGAGCAGGTTCCGGACTTCGCCTCCATTCCAAAGGAAGGCCGGGAAGAGGACGACGAGGACCAGTAG
- the aprA gene encoding adenylyl-sulfate reductase subunit alpha, whose translation MPNFETVEVTTDFLIIGGGMAACGAAVEAAHWAKKHGLKVTVVDKAAMDRSGAVAQGLSAINLYVGLRDNENTVMDYVEYVRNDLMGVARDDLVYNIARHVDSTVHLFEKWGLPIWPKGDDDPFRIGPYQRGGRWQAMINGESYKIIVAEAAKNALGVDNIYERVFIVDPIVENNRFVGCVGFSTREEKFYVFRAKVALCAMGGCVGVFRPRSSGEGLGRSWYPPFSTGSSAYFTIKAGAEMTCQEVRFIPVRFKDAYGPVGAWFLLFKSTATNAFGEVYMQTNAHILDNWGKYGKVKPIPANLRNYLGMIDVSAGKGPIYMQTADAIKRLAAKYEGDEKAFKKKMKHLHDEAWEDFLDMTISQALLWAACNIHPEQKESEIAAAEPYFIGSHSGASGAWISGPDDVAPPEYFWGYANLTTVDGLFAAGDASGASSHKFSSGSHAEGRIAAKAACKYLVDKNPDLPALDPAVVEALKAKTLAPLDRYVEFKDFTTAPEVNPNYILPKQYKHRIQKLMDEYAGGWGSNFTTSKMLLEKGMEYLQMLKEDSEKLAARDLNELMRCWENVHRTWVAESHIRTILFREETRWPGYYFRADFPKMDDSWEVFVNCKWDPNTGEWEVFKRDIIKL comes from the coding sequence ATGCCGAATTTCGAAACTGTAGAAGTCACCACTGATTTCCTTATCATTGGTGGCGGCATGGCGGCCTGCGGCGCGGCCGTTGAAGCGGCGCACTGGGCTAAAAAGCACGGCCTGAAAGTCACCGTGGTCGACAAGGCGGCCATGGACCGGAGCGGTGCCGTGGCCCAAGGTCTGTCGGCCATCAACCTGTATGTCGGCCTGCGCGACAATGAGAACACCGTGATGGACTACGTGGAATACGTCCGGAACGACCTGATGGGCGTCGCCCGCGACGACCTCGTCTACAACATCGCCCGCCACGTCGACTCCACCGTGCACCTGTTCGAGAAGTGGGGTCTCCCGATCTGGCCGAAAGGCGATGACGACCCCTTCCGGATCGGCCCGTACCAGCGGGGCGGCCGCTGGCAGGCCATGATCAACGGTGAGTCCTACAAGATCATCGTGGCCGAAGCCGCGAAGAACGCCCTCGGCGTTGACAACATCTACGAGCGCGTGTTCATCGTGGACCCGATCGTGGAAAACAACCGGTTCGTCGGCTGTGTCGGTTTCAGCACCCGCGAGGAGAAGTTCTACGTGTTCCGCGCGAAGGTAGCCCTGTGTGCGATGGGCGGCTGCGTGGGCGTGTTCCGTCCGCGGTCCTCCGGCGAGGGTCTCGGCCGGTCCTGGTACCCGCCGTTCTCCACCGGCTCCAGCGCTTACTTCACCATCAAGGCCGGCGCCGAGATGACCTGCCAGGAAGTCCGGTTCATCCCGGTCCGCTTCAAGGACGCCTACGGTCCGGTCGGCGCGTGGTTCCTGCTCTTCAAGTCCACCGCGACCAACGCCTTCGGCGAAGTGTACATGCAGACCAACGCCCACATTCTCGACAACTGGGGCAAGTACGGCAAGGTGAAGCCGATCCCGGCCAACCTGCGTAACTACCTCGGCATGATCGATGTCTCGGCCGGCAAGGGCCCGATCTACATGCAGACGGCCGACGCCATCAAGCGCCTCGCCGCCAAGTACGAGGGCGACGAGAAGGCCTTCAAGAAGAAGATGAAACACCTCCACGACGAAGCGTGGGAAGACTTCCTCGACATGACCATCTCCCAGGCCCTCCTGTGGGCGGCCTGCAACATCCACCCCGAGCAGAAAGAGTCCGAAATCGCCGCCGCCGAGCCGTACTTCATCGGTTCGCACTCCGGTGCCTCCGGCGCCTGGATCAGCGGTCCGGACGACGTGGCGCCGCCGGAATACTTCTGGGGCTACGCCAACCTGACCACGGTCGACGGCCTGTTCGCCGCCGGTGACGCCTCCGGCGCGTCCAGCCACAAGTTCTCCTCCGGTTCGCACGCGGAAGGCCGTATCGCCGCCAAGGCCGCCTGCAAGTACCTGGTCGACAAGAACCCCGACCTGCCGGCCCTGGACCCGGCGGTGGTCGAGGCCCTGAAGGCCAAGACCCTGGCTCCGCTCGACCGGTACGTGGAGTTCAAGGACTTCACCACCGCGCCGGAAGTCAACCCGAACTACATCCTGCCGAAGCAGTACAAGCACCGCATCCAGAAGCTGATGGACGAGTACGCCGGCGGCTGGGGCTCCAACTTCACCACCAGCAAGATGCTGCTGGAGAAGGGCATGGAGTACCTGCAGATGCTGAAGGAAGACTCCGAGAAGCTCGCGGCCCGCGACCTGAACGAGCTGATGCGCTGCTGGGAGAACGTCCACCGCACCTGGGTGGCCGAGTCCCACATCCGCACCATCCTGTTCCGCGAAGAGACCCGTTGGCCGGGCTACTACTTCCGCGCCGACTTCCCGAAGATGGACGACAGCTGGGAAGTCTTCGTGAACTGCAAGTGGGACCCGAACACGGGCGAGTGGGAAGTCTTCAAGAGAGACATCATCAAGCTGTAG
- a CDS encoding CoB--CoM heterodisulfide reductase iron-sulfur subunit A family protein, whose product MANKSILVVGGGISGLTTALEAAEVGCEVYLVEKNPYLGGRVAQLHQYFPKLCPPNCGLEINFRRLRKNPRIKFFTCAEVEKISGRKGDLDVTVKLNPRYIKAECTACGECTAVCPAERVNDFNYGLDTTKAAYLPHPFAFPLRYVIDRRACPDGCTKCVEACKYNVVDLAMAPETVNLKVGAVVYATGWQPYDAAKIGYYGFGRAKNVITNVMLERLAVPNGPTEGRIVRPSDGKEPQTIAFVQCAGSRDENHQAYCSQICCLATLKQITYIREKNPDAKIYVFYIDIRALGKYEDFYTKVAKDENVVFIKGKVGEITADPATGDLTLETEDQEAGKTVTQTVNLVVLATGMKPSTLEAPVPSELAAADAGGFVVSDIAGTGVGGAGCARKPMEVSASVRDATAAALKAIQATVGGGK is encoded by the coding sequence ATGGCCAACAAAAGCATCCTGGTTGTCGGGGGAGGGATAAGCGGGCTGACCACGGCCCTGGAAGCGGCGGAGGTGGGCTGCGAGGTTTACCTCGTGGAGAAGAACCCCTACCTGGGCGGCCGGGTCGCTCAGCTGCACCAGTACTTCCCCAAACTGTGCCCGCCGAACTGCGGGCTGGAGATCAACTTCCGGCGCCTGCGCAAGAACCCCAGAATTAAATTCTTCACCTGTGCCGAGGTCGAGAAAATCTCCGGCCGAAAGGGCGACCTCGACGTCACCGTCAAGCTGAACCCGCGTTACATCAAGGCGGAGTGCACTGCGTGCGGTGAGTGCACGGCGGTCTGCCCGGCCGAGCGGGTAAACGACTTCAACTACGGCCTGGACACCACCAAGGCGGCCTACCTGCCCCACCCGTTCGCCTTCCCCCTGCGCTACGTCATCGACCGCCGGGCCTGCCCCGACGGCTGCACCAAGTGCGTGGAGGCGTGCAAGTACAACGTGGTCGACCTGGCCATGGCCCCCGAAACGGTCAACCTGAAGGTGGGCGCGGTGGTGTACGCCACCGGCTGGCAGCCGTACGACGCCGCCAAGATCGGCTACTACGGTTTCGGGCGCGCAAAGAACGTCATCACCAACGTCATGCTGGAGCGGTTGGCGGTCCCGAACGGCCCGACCGAGGGCAGAATCGTCCGCCCGTCCGACGGGAAAGAGCCTCAGACCATCGCCTTTGTGCAGTGTGCCGGCTCGCGGGACGAGAACCACCAGGCCTACTGTTCCCAGATCTGCTGCCTGGCGACGTTGAAACAAATCACCTATATCCGGGAAAAGAACCCGGACGCCAAGATTTACGTCTTCTACATCGACATCCGGGCGCTGGGCAAGTACGAGGACTTCTACACCAAGGTGGCCAAGGACGAAAACGTGGTCTTCATCAAGGGCAAAGTCGGTGAGATCACCGCGGACCCGGCCACCGGAGACCTGACCCTCGAGACCGAGGACCAGGAGGCGGGCAAGACCGTCACCCAGACAGTGAACTTGGTGGTTCTGGCCACCGGTATGAAGCCGTCTACTTTGGAAGCCCCGGTCCCCTCGGAACTGGCCGCGGCCGACGCGGGCGGTTTCGTGGTTTCCGACATAGCCGGAACCGGCGTCGGCGGTGCCGGGTGCGCCCGGAAGCCGATGGAGGTTTCGGCGTCTGTGCGCGACGCCACGGCGGCCGCGCTCAAAGCCATTCAGGCTACGGTGGGGGGTGGCAAGTAG
- a CDS encoding 4Fe-4S ferredoxin — protein MPPYVIPDQCDGCQGEREPLCELVCPGNLMVIEEPTGKAVCRDVGDCWDCMTCTKYCPRQAIQTRIQYQLAFVPGKLVPVVGPHSVTWTLIDCHGHVERFIMRTLSGDDEEEDL, from the coding sequence ATGCCGCCGTATGTTATTCCCGACCAGTGCGACGGGTGCCAGGGCGAGCGGGAACCGCTCTGCGAGCTGGTCTGCCCGGGCAACCTGATGGTGATTGAAGAACCCACCGGTAAGGCGGTTTGCCGGGATGTGGGCGACTGCTGGGACTGCATGACCTGCACCAAGTATTGTCCGCGGCAGGCGATCCAGACCAGGATTCAGTACCAGTTGGCCTTTGTCCCCGGGAAACTCGTCCCCGTCGTCGGCCCGCACAGTGTCACCTGGACCCTGATCGATTGCCACGGCCACGTGGAACGCTTCATTATGCGGACCCTGTCCGGGGACGACGAGGAAGAAGATTTGTAG
- a CDS encoding CoB--CoM heterodisulfide reductase iron-sulfur subunit B family protein — MAYIYYPGCASEATGKSNHISFEAVAHALGLELAGEIPDWNCCGATLVANAIGDFAQMALACRNLALAEKKGHDIIVACSSCYLNLAWPNELMRINPEFGKKLNEALGAANLSYSGKLKIKHVVDVLANEIGVERIKERTIKPLNGLKVACYSGCQTVRALRRPDFDDVEYPQVMGRIVEAVGAEAVDFPLAARCCGGSQQFANPELIYDLTGKVLDSAAAAGADVIVTTCPMCAMNTDVFQEKIGKLNKKKYKMPVLFLTQLMGVAFDLKPKDLAFGYNIVSPYGKLKKYGVKK, encoded by the coding sequence ATGGCGTACATTTACTATCCGGGCTGCGCGTCGGAGGCGACCGGTAAATCCAACCACATTTCGTTCGAGGCGGTGGCGCACGCCCTGGGCCTGGAACTGGCGGGCGAGATTCCGGACTGGAACTGCTGTGGCGCGACCCTGGTGGCCAACGCCATCGGCGACTTCGCCCAGATGGCGCTGGCGTGCCGCAACCTGGCCCTGGCCGAGAAGAAGGGGCACGACATCATCGTCGCCTGCAGTTCCTGCTACCTGAACCTGGCGTGGCCGAACGAGTTGATGCGGATCAATCCGGAATTCGGCAAAAAGCTCAACGAGGCTTTGGGGGCCGCGAACCTTTCCTACAGCGGCAAGCTGAAGATCAAGCACGTGGTGGACGTGTTGGCCAACGAGATCGGCGTGGAGAGAATCAAAGAGCGGACCATCAAGCCGTTGAACGGCTTGAAGGTGGCCTGCTACTCCGGCTGTCAGACGGTGCGCGCTCTCCGGCGCCCGGACTTCGACGACGTGGAGTACCCGCAGGTGATGGGCCGGATCGTGGAGGCCGTGGGCGCGGAGGCGGTGGACTTCCCGCTGGCCGCCCGGTGCTGCGGCGGTTCGCAGCAGTTCGCCAACCCGGAGCTGATCTACGACCTGACCGGCAAGGTGCTGGATTCGGCGGCGGCCGCCGGGGCGGACGTCATCGTCACCACCTGCCCCATGTGCGCCATGAACACTGACGTGTTCCAGGAGAAGATCGGCAAGCTCAACAAAAAGAAATACAAAATGCCGGTCCTGTTCCTGACCCAGCTGATGGGCGTGGCCTTCGACCTGAAACCGAAAGACCTGGCCTTTGGCTACAACATCGTCTCGCCGTACGGCAAGCTGAAAAAGTACGGGGTCAAAAAGTAA
- a CDS encoding 4Fe-4S dicluster domain-containing protein, protein MTADKGTSRYDPTFARELSKMENGEYVSQCMQCGLCVVTCPARHLMDLQPRKYFKAIQAGDKDKVLKANTPWLCTSCNLCTVRCPRGIPIIDFMHGMKKYLADTKGAKVTPGALFSKTFFDNMISRGRLWEAFLTGMFYLKAGPKAMRDAMKMTDVAIPMVMKRRLPPLPGKAVKGKKDLKKIYKKASALAKEGH, encoded by the coding sequence ATGACCGCCGACAAGGGGACATCAAGGTACGACCCCACCTTTGCGAGAGAGCTTTCCAAGATGGAAAACGGGGAGTACGTCAGCCAGTGCATGCAGTGCGGTTTGTGCGTGGTGACCTGCCCGGCCCGGCACTTGATGGATCTGCAGCCGCGGAAGTACTTCAAGGCGATCCAGGCCGGCGACAAGGACAAAGTCCTGAAGGCGAACACGCCGTGGCTGTGTACTTCATGCAACCTGTGCACGGTAAGGTGTCCGCGCGGCATTCCGATCATCGACTTCATGCACGGGATGAAGAAGTACCTGGCCGACACCAAGGGCGCCAAGGTTACGCCGGGAGCGCTGTTTTCCAAGACCTTCTTCGACAACATGATTAGCCGCGGCCGCCTGTGGGAGGCCTTCCTGACCGGGATGTTCTACCTGAAGGCCGGGCCCAAGGCCATGCGCGACGCGATGAAGATGACCGACGTGGCCATACCGATGGTGATGAAAAGGCGCCTGCCTCCCTTGCCCGGCAAGGCCGTCAAGGGCAAAAAGGATTTGAAGAAGATCTACAAGAAGGCCTCCGCACTGGCGAAGGAGGGACACTAG
- a CDS encoding hydrogenase iron-sulfur subunit: MTKKQAVYFCSGCGIGEALDLAALTKVANKEFKIQDVKEHPFLCGPEGVALIKQDVEAGFNALTIAACSDRVCYDVFNFGPVIVERVPLRERVAWVQEPGHEDTNMMAEDYVRMGLTRIKAAELPEPYMAENPSKTILVVGSGLAGLTAALEAAKADYDVVLVEKSAKLGGWAGQAYKMPPTKEPYTDLEENPVPALAKALADHPKVKVYKDAVMEQIAGGPGVFDAKIKQGGTVVEERVGAVVLAAGSRPYDPKKLDYLGYGKPNVVTQSDVEALAVSGDLKNVKRVAFIQCAGSRDADHLPYCSAACCVETLKQAAYLKEFNPEAQAYIFYKDIRATGKYEYFYKAVQQTGAVFIKTEIPGVAVSEDGGKLAVAGKDLILGEEVKIGGLDLVVLANGMQSNAGFGEEIIAQAEEEAAAAKEEEAVKTDQIIKSGLLNLAYRQGPEMPALKYGFPDSHFICFPYETRRTGIYAAGTVRATMQIPTAIEDGTGAALKAIQCVEAVIRGEAVHPRAGDTSYPEFFMQRCTQCKRCTEECPFGAINEDEKANPLPERTRCRRCGTCMGACPERIVSFKDFSVPMIGGMGKSIEVPEEDEEKPRILIYACENDAIPALDMAGVSRLRFAPWVRVIPLRCLGSLNLVWISDAMSGGFDGVMLLGCRHGDEYQCHFVKGSELAEIRLSKVAETLDRLGLESERCRMHQISIMDYFRIPQLLEDFMKRLDELGPNPMKGF; the protein is encoded by the coding sequence ATGACCAAGAAACAAGCCGTATACTTCTGCTCGGGTTGCGGTATCGGCGAGGCCCTGGATCTGGCGGCCCTGACCAAGGTGGCGAACAAGGAGTTCAAGATCCAGGACGTAAAGGAGCACCCCTTCCTGTGCGGCCCCGAGGGTGTCGCCCTGATCAAGCAAGACGTCGAGGCGGGATTCAACGCCCTCACCATCGCGGCCTGTTCGGACCGGGTTTGCTACGACGTGTTCAACTTCGGTCCGGTGATCGTGGAGCGGGTGCCCTTGCGGGAACGGGTCGCCTGGGTGCAGGAGCCCGGTCACGAGGACACCAACATGATGGCCGAGGACTACGTACGGATGGGCCTGACCCGGATCAAGGCCGCCGAACTGCCGGAGCCCTATATGGCTGAGAACCCGTCCAAGACCATCCTGGTGGTGGGCAGCGGTCTCGCCGGCCTGACGGCCGCGTTGGAGGCGGCCAAAGCCGACTACGACGTGGTGCTGGTGGAGAAGAGCGCGAAGCTTGGCGGCTGGGCCGGACAGGCTTACAAGATGCCGCCCACGAAGGAGCCGTACACCGACCTCGAGGAAAACCCCGTTCCGGCGCTGGCCAAGGCGTTGGCGGACCACCCGAAGGTCAAGGTCTACAAGGATGCCGTCATGGAGCAGATCGCCGGCGGTCCCGGCGTGTTCGACGCCAAGATTAAACAGGGCGGCACCGTGGTGGAGGAGCGGGTCGGCGCCGTGGTGCTGGCGGCCGGATCCCGGCCGTACGACCCGAAGAAGCTCGACTACCTGGGCTACGGCAAGCCCAACGTGGTCACCCAGTCCGACGTGGAGGCGCTGGCCGTCAGCGGCGATTTGAAGAACGTGAAGCGCGTGGCCTTCATCCAGTGCGCCGGGTCGCGCGACGCGGACCACCTGCCGTACTGTTCGGCCGCCTGCTGCGTGGAAACCCTGAAGCAGGCCGCCTACCTTAAGGAGTTCAACCCGGAAGCCCAGGCCTACATCTTCTACAAGGACATCCGGGCGACGGGCAAATACGAGTACTTCTACAAGGCCGTCCAGCAGACGGGAGCGGTGTTCATCAAGACCGAAATCCCGGGCGTGGCTGTGAGCGAGGACGGCGGCAAGCTGGCGGTGGCCGGTAAGGACCTGATCCTGGGCGAGGAGGTCAAGATCGGCGGCCTCGACCTGGTGGTCCTGGCCAACGGCATGCAGAGCAACGCCGGCTTCGGTGAGGAGATCATCGCCCAAGCCGAAGAAGAAGCGGCGGCGGCCAAGGAAGAAGAAGCAGTCAAGACCGACCAGATCATCAAGTCGGGCCTCCTGAACCTGGCCTACCGCCAGGGTCCGGAGATGCCGGCGTTAAAGTACGGTTTCCCGGACTCGCACTTCATCTGCTTCCCGTACGAGACCCGCCGGACCGGCATCTACGCCGCCGGCACCGTCCGGGCGACCATGCAGATCCCGACCGCCATCGAGGACGGCACCGGCGCGGCCCTAAAGGCCATCCAGTGCGTGGAGGCCGTGATCCGGGGCGAGGCGGTCCACCCGAGAGCCGGGGACACCTCCTATCCGGAGTTCTTCATGCAGCGCTGCACCCAGTGCAAGCGGTGCACCGAGGAGTGCCCGTTCGGGGCGATCAACGAGGACGAGAAGGCCAACCCGCTGCCCGAGCGGACCCGCTGCCGGCGGTGCGGCACCTGTATGGGCGCCTGCCCCGAGCGGATCGTCTCCTTTAAGGACTTCTCGGTGCCCATGATCGGCGGCATGGGCAAGTCGATCGAGGTTCCGGAAGAAGACGAGGAAAAACCGAGAATTCTTATCTACGCCTGCGAGAACGACGCCATCCCGGCGCTCGACATGGCGGGCGTCAGCCGCCTGCGGTTCGCTCCCTGGGTGCGTGTCATTCCGCTCCGGTGTCTCGGTTCGCTGAACCTGGTCTGGATCTCCGACGCCATGTCGGGGGGCTTTGACGGCGTGATGCTGCTGGGCTGCAGACACGGTGACGAGTACCAGTGCCACTTCGTCAAGGGCAGTGAACTCGCCGAGATCCGCCTGTCCAAGGTTGCGGAGACCCTGGACCGGCTGGGCCTTGAGTCCGAACGCTGCCGCATGCACCAGATCAGCATTATGGACTACTTCCGGATCCCGCAGCTCCTCGAGGACTTCATGAAGCGGCTCGACGAGCTCGGTCCGAACCCGATGAAGGGCTTCTAG